From the Saccharomonospora marina XMU15 genome, the window ACCCGCCTCGGTCTGGAGCCGTGGGACATCACCCGCACCGGTGAACCGGTGGCCGCGGAACTGGGGCTGGACACCTGGCCCCGCGACGCGGCACAGCGCGACCGCTGGATCGAGGTGCTGGCCAGGCATCCGATCCTGATCCAGCGCCCCATCATCACCGCCGACGACGGCAGCGCGGTCGTGGCCCGCTCACCGGAGTCGGTGCGGGCCGCGCTGGGCGAGGACACCGGTGCCTGACCGGACCCGGTGAGCGCCGGACTCGGCACGTGGTGAGCCCGGCGGTCACGGTGCCGGGCTGGGCTGCTGTGGCGGCACCTCGGTGGTCACTGCGGTGTCCTCGGGCCGCTGGGACATCGCCTGCCCGGCCAGTGCGCCGATGTGCCTGCCGAGTTCGGTGTAGGCGCTGAACTGGCCGTGATCGAACCACTGGTCGCCCGTGCTGTCGTGCGGGAACTCGGGATGCTGTGCCGCGTAGGACAGCAGCGGGTAGGGCAACTCCGGCCACAGCACCGCTCGGGCCACCACCAGCCTGCCGGTGACGTTTCCGCCCAGACCGCTCTCCGGCGGGTAGTGGATGGTGCCGGTGATCACGGGGTTCGCCGCCAGCCTCGCGGCCAGCGCACTGCCGCCTGCGATGCTGCCGATGCCGTCGCCACCCGCCGAACCGGGCTCGGCCCGCCACGGCTCGTCGAGTTCCACCCTGACGCCGAGTTCCTGCGCGGCCAGCGTCAGCGCCTGCGCGAGCGTGGTCGCGGTCGGTGGGGTGTCGTTGCTCGCATCGACGCAGTAGATGCGGGTGCACCTGCGTCGCAGCAACTCGACGAGTCCGAGGTTGTCGTAGTGCCCGCCGTCGGTGACGTGCAGCAGCCGGTCCTCGTGGGAGTGCACGCCGAACACCTCCCGCAGCAGGTACGGCAGCCGCCTCGCTCTGGGAAGCCACGCGTGGGCCCAGTCGCCGCGCGCCGCGGCCTGCCACGAGCGGCACACGAAACCCGGATTGGGAAGCCACGCGCCGAGCCGGGCGCCGGACACGGCGAGCAGCACCTGGAACCAGCGGCTCGCCCTGCCCATCGCGGAGGCGAACGCGGCACCACTGACCGCCACGGCGCCCTGCACCGTCAGATCGCGCCGGAACCTGCCCGTCACGACGCGTTCCAGGTCGCAGGTACGCACCCAGCCGACGTCGGGGCCCCCTGTCCACTCGGCACTCATCGTGTACGACACCGCACCCAGCCCCGGCGGTGTACGCGACTGTCCCTTGAGGTTGGCCGAGGCGGCGAAGATCACCTCGGGAAACCGCAGGTTCGGCGTCACCTTGCCGTACGCCGACAGGCCGGTGCGCTCGGCCGGGTCGTAGGGCACGGCCACGACCTGGTCGTCGACGTGCCTGCGCACCACCCGTACCGCGAACGCGCGGGCGAGCCGCCTTCGGTAGAACGGGTGCAGGCTCAGCGACGTCACGTCGAACACGCCGCCGAGCAACAGCACGGCCGCCGCGACGGCGGCAGCCGACACCAGCGCCGAGGAATCGTCGGCGGCGAGCGAGGCCGTGGCCGCTCCGCCGAACATCAGCAGCCACAGCACCGCCAGCAACCCGGTGGTGACGACCACCAGCAGCCGCTGCGTCAACCCGTTCGGCAGCGCAGCGGGCACACCGCCCTTGCGGCGCCGCAACAACCCCGACAGCTGCCTGCCGAGCACCGCCCGGTGTCGCCACGACATCGCCGCCACGGCGGCAAGGTAGGTCAGCAGCACGGCGCCCACCGAGCCGCCGACATCCACCGCGCTCCCGGTGTGGTCGAGCAGCCACGCCGAGCCCCACACCAGCAACGGCACCACGAACACCAGCACCGACACCACCACGGCCAGCGCGGTCAGCTCGGCCGCGTACCTCGCGGAGCGGCCGCGCCTGGCCTCCTCGCCGTGCGAGAACAGTGCCAGCAGGAACGCGGCTGCGGCCAGCGCGGCGACGGCCGCGACCGCTCCCGCCCGGGGTACCGGTAATGACAGCGGGTCGAGGCGCAGCGCGGTCACCGGCACCCTGGCGTACAGCAGGCCCGCGAGCACACCCAGCACCACCGCCGGTCCGAACAGGACGGTCAGCGACAGCAGCAGCCCCCTGCCGACCCTGCCCAGCGCGCCGAGCAACTCGCCGGGGGTGTTGGCCAGGTAGCTGGAGTTACGACGGATGTGGTGCAGTTCGGCGCTGCCCTCGGTGAAGGCCGAGGCGGGATCACGCACCACCGTCCCCGCCACGCCGGGCCTGCCTGCGTCGGTGAGCGCCTGCTGCAGCGCTCCCGCCGTGTAGCCACCACCGGAGACCGAGACCAGGTAGCGCGCGTCGAGTAGCTGCGCCCGCAGCGACTGCAGTGCCCCGAGGGCGACGCAGGCGGCCCGGATGCCACCGCCGGAAAGGCAAATCCCGGTGGTGTGCTCGCCGCGGGCCCACCGTTGCCTGACAAGGTCCGGCCGCACGCCCGGCACCGTGTAGGCGTTGCGCCACCTGGCGGCCCCCGTGGTGGGCGAGTCCGTGGCCGAGGGCGGATCGGTTTCCGCCAGCGGGCTGGGTGGCACGGTCCGCGGTTGGTGGGCGGCCCGGCGCGCCAGTTCGGGGCCGGGGTGGGTGGCGCTGCGCCACAGCAGCACGGCCGCCCCTGAGACCGCGACGACCGCGGCGGGAAGCAGCGCGCCGTACTTCAGCACGGCGGTGGCGGTGACAAGCTCGAGCGACCACGGCGCCACCTGGTGTGAACCCGTGGCGGCCAGCAAGGTGAGGGTCTGCGCGAAGTGCGCGGCGATCGCCACCACCGTGGCGGTTCGGGCCAGCCGTACCGCGCGCCCCGCCGCCGGTGTGCGCCACACCCACCTCGCCGCCGCCGTGCCCAGCCACAAGCCCGCGCCGTAGCAGGCGGCCGGCGCGAAACCCCAGGCCGCCGCCGTGGCCGTGCCCTGCGGCAACGGCCCGGTACGGCCCTCGGCGCCGAACTCGACGGTGACCAGAGCCGAGGTGCCCACCAGCCAGCAGCCGAGCCCGGTCAGTGTCATCGCGGTGAGCGCGAACGCCGCCGCCGCCCTTCGGGACGGCACGTCCGCACGTGCGGAACTGGGCACCGACACTTCCACCCCCAGCAGTCGTGGTCAGTCGTGGTGAGCCGCGGCCGGTCGTCACCGACCGTGCGTGCCCGCCACGCTACCGCTCACGCCCGCTCGACAGGCGTTGCCGTGGCCGGTCGCGCCGATTCCTCCTTGCGTTTGATGGAGCGGAAGATGTGCGCCCGCAGGTGTGCGAACTCCGGCAGTTCCTTGGTGGACACCTGGTCGCGCGGCCGGGGCAGCCCGACGTCGAGCACCTCCTGCACCGTCGTGGGTGGGCTGGTCAACACCACCACGCGGTCGCCGAGGTAGACCGCCTCGTCGATGTCGTGCGTCACGAACAGCACGGTGACGCCGTACTCGGCCCGCACCCGCAGCATCAGATCTTCCAGGTCCGCGCGGGTCTGCGCGTCCACCGACGCGAACGGTTCGTCCATCAGCAGCAGTTCCGGCTGGTATGCCAGCGCTCGCGCGATGGCGACGCGCTGCTGCATACCTCCGGACAGCTCCCACGGGTAGTGCTCGATGAACCCGGGCAGGCCCACCGACTCCACGGCGTGTTCCACCAGGCCGCGCCGCTCGGACTTACCGAGTGGCTTGTGCCGCAACGGAAGCTCGATGTTGTCGCGCACCGACAACCACGGCATCAGCGAGCGGCTGTACTCCTGGAACACGAACCCGATCTGTTCCGGCGGGCCGTCGACCGGCCTGCCACGCAGCCGCACCTCCCCCGAGGTGGGCGGAAGCAGCCCGGCCATGCAGCGCAGCAGGGTGGTCTTGCCGCATCCGGACGGGCCGACGAGGCAGACGAACTCCCCCTCGTCGACGTTGAAGGTGAGGTCGGCGATGGCGCGGGTGGCGCGTTCGCCGTCACCGTAGGTCTTGGACAGACCGATGACTTCCAGCACTGGCCACAACTCCTTACTGCAGTGCGCTGGCCTTGGCGCCGCGATGCCAGCCGAGCACGCGCCGCTCGACGAGTGCCAGAGCCGCGTTGAGCAGGTATCCGAGCACGCCGAGCAGCACGATTCCCGACCACATCTCGGGTATCGCGAAGGACCGTTGGGATTCGAGCACGAAGTAGCCGATGCCCGCGGTGCTGGCCACCATCTCGCTGATCACCATGAGGATCAGCGCGAGCGAAAGGCTGGTCCGCATGCCCGCGAACACCTGGGGCAGCGCGGCGGGCAACACGATGCTGCGCAGCCGCTCGCCGCCGCGGATTCCGTAGACCTTCGCGGTGTCGAGCATCGTCGGGTCCACACCGCGCACTCCGTCGATCGTGTTGAGCAGGACCGGCCACAGGCACACCACGGCGATGATGAAGATCTTCATCGTGTCGCCGACGCCGAGCACGAGCATGCCGAAGGGCAGCAGCGCCGGCGGTGGGACGGCACGGCCGAACTCCACGATCGGTCCGGCGACGCGGCGTGCGGTGGCCGAGAGACCGAGCAGCGTGCCGACCGTGATCCCGATGGCCACGGCGATGAGGAACCCCGCGGCCAGCCGCCTGAGGCTCGGCAGCACGTCGGTGGCGAACCGGTCGAACAGCCAGGTGTCGGCGAAGGTGGCCAGGATGTCGGACAGCGGCGGGAAGTAGAAGCTGTCCGCGTTGGCCGACCAGACCCACCAGCCGGCCAGCACCGCCAGCGCGACGCCGGCCTCCAGTGCGATCAGCGCCCAGCGGCGCCGGGAAGGACTCATCGCGCACCTCGCTGCGCCGGGTGCCAGTGCAGGACGCGTCGTTCCGCCATCCCGAACAGGCTGTTGAGCCCCCAGCCGATCAGGCCGGTGACGATGATCAGTGCGTAGAGCAGGTCGGGAGCGGCGCTGACGCGGGCGGCGTTGATCTCGCGCCCCAGCCCGGGCGATCCGATGACCAACTCGGCGGTGACGGCCAGGATCAGCGCGACCGAGGAGGAGATGCGAAGCCCCGTGGCGACGTAGGGGACGGCGCCGGGCAGTACCACGCGGGTGATCCGTTCGACTCGGCTGAGCCGGAACACGCGCGCGGTGTCCACGGCGACCGGGTCCACGTCCTGCATCCCGTACAGGGTCTGGATCAGCAGTGGCCAGAACGCGGCGAAGGCGGCGAGGAACACCTTGCTCTCCATGCCGACGCCGTAGACGAGGATGGCCAGCGGTACCAGCGCCACCGAAGGGATCGGGCGGAGGAACTCGATGATGGCGCGAAACGCCCGGTAGCGGACCACGCTGGAGCCCAGGATCATGCCCAGCGGCACGGCGAACACCGCCGCGAAGGCCAGACCGAGCACCCAGCCCTGCATGGTTTGGCCCAGCGCGGTCCAAAAGGACGCCTGGCCCAGTTGCGCGCCCAGTTCGGCGAGCATTTCGGAGACCGGGGGAAAGTGCCGCCGGGGCAGCAGCTCGGCTCGTGACGCCAGTTCGGCGAGCACGAGCACGGCTGCCACCCCGGACCAGGTCTGCGCCAGCAGGCGCAGCCGGTTGTCGGTACGGGTCATGGACTGGCTCAGCTCCCGTTCGGGGTCCAGATCAGCTCGTCGAGGTTGGCCTCACCCTCGAGCAACCCGTACTTCTTGCTCAGGTCGTGCATTCCCTGGATGGATTCCCGGTTGAGGTCGGAGCTCCACTGCCCGAGCCGAACCTCGCCGAGCAGGTTGTCCGGGATCTTGGTGTACTCGCCCAGGGTCTTGCGGACCGCTTCGGGGTTCTGCGCGGCGTACTCCAGCGACTTGTTCATCGCCCGTACGAACCGCTCGACCACCTCGGGGTTCTCCTCGATGTAGGCCTGGGTGGTGAAGTAGGCGGCCACCGTCAGGCTCGGCTCGGTCTCGTACAGCGGAGCGACCAGCGGCCTGGCCCCGCTCTGCCTGGCGACGGTGTCGAACGGCTCCACGACGTAGATGGCGTCGACCTGGCCCTGCTCCAGTGCCGCGTTCGCCTCGGGGAACGGAACCTCGACGAACTGGATCTTCGAAAGGTCCACGCCGTGCTTCTCCAGCGACGCCCTCGCGGTCACCTCGGGCACGTTGCGCAGCGTGTTGACGCTGAGCCGCTTGCCTTCCAGGTCCTTGGGGGTCTTGATGCCGCTGTCGGCGCGAACCCAGATGTGCGACCAGGAGTCCTGCTCGTCGGCGGCCTCCTGCACGCCCTGCGCGACCATCCTGACCGGTAGGCCCTTGCTCGCTCCGATGAGCAGCGACGCGGTGTTGGAGAACCCGAACTGCAGGTCGCCGCTTTGCACGGCGGGCAGGATCTCGGCGCCGCCCGCGAACTCCTGCGGTTCCACGGTGATGCCCTCTTCGGCGAAGAAGCCCTGCTCACGGCCGAGGTAGAGCGGGGCCACGTCCATGATCGGGATTACCCCGACGCGGACGGTCACCGGCCCGGAGCCGTCGCCGCTCGCGGCGTCGTCTCCGCCGCCGCAGGCGGCCGCACCCAGTGCGAGTGTGAGCACGGCCGCCAGCGCCGACAGGCGCCGGACGGGGCGAAGCTGGGGTCTTGCGAATCTCATGGGCACTCCCTTGTGCCTAAACGTGCGGTACGTTGCGCGGACTCTAGAACCATTCCAGTTCATCACCTAGCTGGGTGATAGATACATCACTTGACATCGCGGTTCGATTCCTTCCGGCCCCGCCGTCCACGGTGGGTAGGCGCAGCCGGGCAGCCGTGGCCGACCCTGGGACGCGCCGCTCCCGAGCGAACCCTCGCAGGGGGTCACAGGATTGTCAACAATTTCGTCGTAAAGGCTGCGGGAGCGTTGTCCGAGCCCGGCAAAACCGTGACCGGGGCACGTATAACGGCCTATACGCCGCGGCGCTCAAGAGGGGTAGTTCGCCCCTACCGGCACCGCGGCGGCATGAACGAGCGTGAGTGGGCGACGCCTGAGGAGGCCCACGAATGCACGTACTGGTAACCGAAGCGAACTTCGGGGACTCCGCGCGGGTCCTGCCCCGGCTGCGCGACCTCGGCTGCCGGGTGAGCACCTGCCACACCGCCACCGGCCTGTGCAGGGCACTCGAGCCGGGATCGCGCTGCCCGCTCGACGAGCCCGGCGGTGTCGACCTGCTCGTGGACGTTCGTTCGGTCGGCGAGGAACTCACGGCACGCGAGTTCGGCGCCGTGTGCGCCGTGCGCGCCCGGGTACCCACCGCGGTCACCGACGCCGACACCGGGCGCGTGCCGACGGTGCCGATCGGCTTGGAGAACCACGTCACCGCTGTGCCTGCCGACGGGCTGGCCGACGCCTGCCGGGGTTGGCTGCGGGCACGCGGCAACGACGCCGAGCGGGCACAGCGGAGGACGCCATGACACGCGCCACGGGCAGCGGGCCGATCGTGGTCGGCGTCGACGGCTCCGACGCCTCCGTGCGCGCGCTCGGCTGGGCGATCGATGAGGCGCTCGCACGCGGCAGCGAGGTACGGGCCACCGCCGTGTGGTCGGTCGACGTCACCCACGACTTCGCCTGGAAGCGTGTCGGGGACATCCGCGCCCGCTACGAGCGCATGCTCGACGACGCCATTGCCGAAGCGACTCGTGGCCGTGCCGAGCTGCCCGCGATCGTTGCGGTGGTGCTGGAGGGACCGGCGGGCACGGTGCTCGTGGAAGCGGCACGCGAGGCGGCGATGCTCGTCGTCGCCAGGCACCGTGGCCAGAGGCTGCGCAAGACCATGCTCGGCTCTGTCAGTGCCGCCTGCGCGAAGAACGCCAGCGTGCCCGTGGTCGTGGTACCGCCGAGGGCACAGGACGAGTGGGACGAGCGGGGAGCCGAAGCACGGCGGCCCGTCGAAACGGCTTCGACGGCGGGTGGGTCCGCCCGGTCGGGCCGAGCTCGCGAGCCTGGTGAGGAGTGAATCCCGTGACAACCACCGTGGAGCGCCTCGGCCACCGAGGCCTGCTCGCCGACGGGCGCGTCGTACTGATCCGGCCGCTCGTGCCGTCGGACGCGCCAGCGGTGACGCGGCTGCACCGCGCGTTCGGTGAGCGCGACAGCTACCTGCGATTCTTCGGCCCGGCGCCTTCCCACCTCGACCGGCTGGCCGAGACCATCGCGGCCGAGACCGGCCCGAGACATGCCGCCGCGGGTGCCTTCCTCGAGGGCAGGCTTGTCGGGGTCGCCAACTACGAGACGCTGGCCGACCCCGGCATCGCCGAGATCGCGCTGGCCGTCGACGCCACCGCCAGAGCCGAAGGTGTCGGCACGCTGCTGCTGGAGCAGCTGGTGTCCACCGCCAGGGCGCGCGGCATCAACCGGCTGCTCGCCGTGGTCTCGACGGAGAACACCCGCATGCTGCGGCTGCTGCGAGACTTCGGGCTGCCGATGACGAGCACCTCACAGGGCCCCGAACGCGAGATCGTGCTGCAACTGGACGGTGGCGAGCGCTACCTGGAAACGGTGGCCACCCGCGAACGGGTGGCCGAGGTCGCCAGCCTGCGGCACGTGCTCGAACCCGCCTCCATCGCCGTCATCGGAGCGAACAGGCGGCAGAGCTCGGTGGGGCACGCGGTGCTTCGCAACCTCACCGAAGCCGGCTTCACCGGCGCGCTGTTCGCGGTCAACCCGCACGCCGATCGGATACTCGGCGTCGAGTGCCGCCCCAGCGTGGCCGACCTGCCGCAAACACCCGAACTGGCCGTCGTGGCGGTGCCCGCGCCCGCGGTCGCCGACGCGATCGAGGACTGCGGACGACGCGGTGTGCGCGCCGTCGTCATCATCACCGCGGGGTTGTCGGGCGACGACACCGACCGCGTGCTCACCGCCGTGCGCCGGTACGGCATCAGGGTCGTCGGGCCCAACTGCATCGGCGTGGTCAACACCGACCCGAACGTGCGGATGAACGCGACGTTCCTGCGCTCAGCCGTGGCGGGCGGCGACATCGGCGTGATGACGCAGTCCGGCGGGGTGGCGATCGCGCTCACCGAACTGCTGGCCGCCGCGGGCCTCGGGGTGTCCAATGTGGTCTCGGCCGGTGACAAGTACGACGTCAGCGGCAACGACATGCTGCTGTGGTGGCAGCACGACGACCGCACCGCCGCGGCCGTGCTGTACCTGGAGTCCTTCGGCAACCCGCGCAAGTTCGGCCTGCTCGCCCGCGCACTGGCCCGCGAGAAGCCGGTGCTCGCCGTGCGTGGCGCCAACACCGCGCTGGCACAGCGTGCCGCCGCATCGCACACCGCCGCGGCGGCGACGCCGGCCGTCAGCAGGGACGCGCTGTTCGAGCAGGCGGGCGTGCTCGCCGTCGACACCGTCACCGAGCTGCTGACCGTGCTGGCCGCGTTGCGCTGGCAGGGCCCGCCCTCGGGAAACCGCGTCGCCGTGGTGAGCAACGCGGGCGGAACCGGGGTGCTGGCCGTGGACGCCTGCGCCCGGCACGGCCTCGCACTGCCGGAGTTGACGGAGGAAACCCTGGTGCGGCTGCGCGCGCTGCTGCCGGAGCAGGCCAGCTCGCGCAACCCGGTGGACACCACCGCCGCGGTGCATCCGCTGGCCTTCGGTGCCTGCGTGGACGCTGTCGTGGAGGACCCGAGCGTTGACGCGGTCATCGTGGCGACGGCACCGACGGCCGTGGGAGATCCCGCGGACGCGCTGAACCAGCGGGTGTCGCTGCGTGGCAAGCCGATCGTGGTCGTGCGGCCCGGCCAGCTCGCGCCCGTGGCGCCGCTGACCGACGAGTTGGTCGGCCCGGTCACCGCCAGCTACTCCGATCCCGAGTACGCGGCGCAGGCACTGGGCAAGCTGGCGGGCTACGCGCGCTGGTTGGCGCAACCGTCGGGCGAGGTGCCTCACCTGCCCGGCATCGACGTGGACGGTGCCCGCACGCTCGTGGCCGAGGCACTGGCGCACAACCACGGCGACGGCTGGCTGACCCCCGCCGAAGTGGGCGCGCTGCTGCGCTCCTTCGGGATTCCCACCGTGCCGACCTCGGTCGCTGCCGACGAGGCGCAAGCGGTGGAGCTGTTCGAAAGCATGGGCGGGCGGCCCGTGGCGTTGAAGGCGAACGCGGAAGGCCTGCTGCACAAGAGCGCGGGCGGGGGAGTGGCACTCGACGTGCGCGGCGCCGAGGGAATCCGCGATGTCTTCGCCACGTTCCGGGAACGCTTCGGCGGCGCGCTGCACAGCGTGGTGGTGCAGCCGATGGTGCCCAAGGGAAGGGAACTGCTCGTCGGCATCAACGCCGACGACGTGTTCGGCCCGCTGGTGGTGTTCGGCCTCGGCGGTGTCGACACCGACCTCATCGCCGACCGAAGCGCCCGGCTGGCTCCGCTGACCGAGTCCGACGCCGACCAACTGCTCACCGGTCTGCGCAGCTCGCCCGAACTGCTGCGGCAGCTACCGGTGCCCGCCGTGCGTGACGTGCTGATGCGGGTGGGACTGCTGGCCGTGGCGCTGCCCGAGATCGCCGAACTCGACCTGAACCCACTCGTGGCCACCGAGGACGGCTGCGTGGTGCTCGACAGTCGGGTGCGCGTGCGCGGCCACCTCACCGGCGACCCGTACCTGCGTTACCTGAAGCACTGAGCAGAGCACAGAGAGCACCGGGAGCACCGGGAGTCTCCTTTCTTTCCCGCGAACACGGCCGAGGTGGAGGAACGACATGACGAACGGCAACCGAGCGCAGCGACCCGTTGTGGCGGGGGTGGACGGGTCACCGTCGGCGATGGACGCGACCAGGTGGGCGGCGCGGCAGGCGGCGCGGTTGGGCGAGCCGTTGCGGCTGCTCTACGTGGCCGACCTGCCGCCGCTCAACCCGCATGTGGCCGCACCGCCACCGAGTTACGCCAGCGCGTGGCTGGACTCCGGCCGCAAGTGGCTGTCCGAGGCCGAGGACATGGCCACCGACGAGGTCCCCGAGCTGCCCGTCGAGACCGACGTGCGGCTGGGCCAGACCAGCGACACCCTGATCGAGGAATCCCGCGGCGCCGCGCTGCTGGTGCTCGGCACCCGCGGCTACGGCGGGTTCCGCAGGCTGCTGGTCGGTTCGGTGGCCTCGACGGTCGCCGCGCACGCCGTCTGCCCGGTGGTGGTGCTGCCCGCGGGCACGGCGACGGTCGAGACCGGTGACGTGGTGGTGGGCGCGGACGGGTCGGCACTGGGCGTCGAGGCGCTCGGCTTCGGCTTCGACGTCGCCTCCGCCAAACGCGCCAGGCTGGTCGCCGTGCGCGCCTGGCACGAGTCGCTGGCCGACGCCGCCTGGTCGGGGCTGCCCGTCCGCGACGAACTGGACAAGGTCACCGAGCAGGAACTGCGCGCGTTGCACGCCGACCTGCGGCCGTGGCGGGAGAAGTACCCCGACGTCGAGGTCAGCGAGCACGTGGTGCGCACGGGCAAACCCTCCGACGCCCTGCTCGACGCCGCGCAGCGGGCGCAGCTGATCGTGGTCGGCTCGCACGGTCGCGGGGTGGTGTCGGGAACGCTGCTCGGCTCCACCAGCCAGGCGTTGCTGCACACGGTCACCAGCTGCCCGGTGGCGATCGTTCGCCCGAAGGAGTGAGCTAGCTACCCTCGCCTGGCGTCGGCCAGCAGCATCCTGCGCTCAGCCGAGCCGATCGCGGCTCGCGCCGAGGCCACGCTGTCGGTGTTGACCGAGATGGACGTGATCCCCAGCCGCACCAGATGCTCGGCGAAGTCGGGGTTGGTCGAGGGTGCCTGCCCGCACAGCGACGAGGTGATGCCCGCGTCGTGGCAGGCGTGCACGATCCGGGCGATCGCGTCGAGCACAGCCGGATCGCTCTCGTCGAACAGCGGGGCGCACAGCCGGGAGTCGCGATCCACACCGAGCATCAGCTGGGTGAGGTCGTTGCTGCCGATCGACACCCCGTCCACGCCCATGCGCGCGTACTCGCTGATCCAGTACACCACCGACGGCACCTCGGCCATGATCCAGCGGTGCAGGCCGCGGTGGCGACCCAGCGGGCCGGCGTCGACGAGTTCCAGGCAGGCCTCCAGCTCCCAGCGGGTGCGCACGAACGGCAGCATCAGGTGCAGGTTCGGCGTGCGCTCCCGCACCCTGGCCAGTGCCGCCAGCTCCAGCCGGAACAGCTCGGGATCGTCGACGTAGCGGTAGCAGCCGCGGTAGCCGATCATCGGGTTGCTCTCCACCGGCTCGAACCGCTCGCCGCCTTCCAGGCCGCGGAACTCGTTGGTGCGAAAGTCCGTCGTGCGGTAGATCACCGGCCGCGGCGCGAACGCCGTGCTGATCTTCAGCAGCGCTTCCGACATGGCCGCCACGAAAGGCTCGGGGCCACGGTCGGCCAGGAACGCGCGGGGGTGCCTGCCCTGCAGCGCGTCGGTGAGCAGGAACTCGGCACGCAGCAGGCCGACGCCGTCCACCGGCAGCGCCGCGGCCCGCTGCGCCGCCTCCGGCATCGCGAGGTTGACGTACAGCCGCGTGCCCAGCGACTCGGCGGCCGCCGCCGGGGCAGGTCGAACCGCCTCGGATCGTGGCCGCGTGTGAGCCCGCTCTCCCGCGCTCACCGTGCCCGCCGCACCGTCGACCGTCACCAGTTGGCCGTCGGTGAGGTCGCGCGTGGCCGAATGGGTACCGACGACGCACGGCACGCCGAGTTCGCGGGCGACGATCGCCGCGTGGCAGGTCATCCCGCCCTGGTCGGTGACAAGCGCGCCCGCACGGCGAACGGTGGGAACCCAGTCCGGGTTGGTCATCTCCGCGACGAGGATCTCCCCGTCGCGCAGCTTCCTGCCCTCCGACGGCGCGGACAGCACCCGCACCGCGCCGCTGCCGACGCCGGGCGCGGCCGCGAGGCCGGTCAGCAGCACCTCGTCACCGCCGTCACCACCGTCACCACCGTCACCATCGTCGCCGGTCGCGGTCCTCGCTCGGGTGCGTGTCGGACCGAGTGTCGTGATCGGCCGGGTCTGCACCAGCCAGATGTCGTCACCGGAGGCCGCCCACTCGATGTCCTGCGGGGTGCCGTAGTGCTCCTCAACCCGGATCCCGAGCCGGGCCAGTTCCATCGCCTCCTCCGGCCGCAGTACGGCGGGCTGCTCCCCGTCGGGCAGCTCGACGCGCTTCTCGCCGCCGGGAGTGCGAACGATCTCGTAGTTCTGGTGGCCCAGCCGGGTACTGAGCAACGTGGCGTCCGGTTTGGACAGTAGGTAGGTGTCGGGTTCGACCGCCCCGCTGACCAGCACCTCGCCCTGGCCGAGCACGGCCTCCACCACGAGGGTGTCGCGGTCGCGGGTCGAGGGATCGACGGTGAAGATCACACCGGAACGGTCGGTGGCGACCATTCGCTGCACCACCACGGCGATGATCGGCTCGTCCGTGATGCCCTGCTCCTGCCGGTAGGCCAGCGAGCGGGCACCGAACAGCGACTCCCAGCACGACAGCACCGCCGACACGAGCGCGTCCGGCCCCGTCACGTTGGTGAAGGAGCGGTTCATCCCGGCGAACGACGCGCCGGGGGAGTCCTCGGAGGTCGCCGAGGAGCGCACCGCGACGGCGACCTCACCGTCCTCGCCTCCCAGTCGCTGATAAGCCTCCCTGACGGCGGCGGCGACCGGCGAGGCCACCCCGGCCTTGCGCACCAGGGCCTGCAGCCGC encodes:
- a CDS encoding universal stress protein, which gives rise to MTRATGSGPIVVGVDGSDASVRALGWAIDEALARGSEVRATAVWSVDVTHDFAWKRVGDIRARYERMLDDAIAEATRGRAELPAIVAVVLEGPAGTVLVEAAREAAMLVVARHRGQRLRKTMLGSVSAACAKNASVPVVVVPPRAQDEWDERGAEARRPVETASTAGGSARSGRAREPGEE
- a CDS encoding universal stress protein, whose product is MTNGNRAQRPVVAGVDGSPSAMDATRWAARQAARLGEPLRLLYVADLPPLNPHVAAPPPSYASAWLDSGRKWLSEAEDMATDEVPELPVETDVRLGQTSDTLIEESRGAALLVLGTRGYGGFRRLLVGSVASTVAAHAVCPVVVLPAGTATVETGDVVVGADGSALGVEALGFGFDVASAKRARLVAVRAWHESLADAAWSGLPVRDELDKVTEQELRALHADLRPWREKYPDVEVSEHVVRTGKPSDALLDAAQRAQLIVVGSHGRGVVSGTLLGSTSQALLHTVTSCPVAIVRPKE
- a CDS encoding ABC transporter substrate-binding protein; translated protein: MRFARPQLRPVRRLSALAAVLTLALGAAACGGGDDAASGDGSGPVTVRVGVIPIMDVAPLYLGREQGFFAEEGITVEPQEFAGGAEILPAVQSGDLQFGFSNTASLLIGASKGLPVRMVAQGVQEAADEQDSWSHIWVRADSGIKTPKDLEGKRLSVNTLRNVPEVTARASLEKHGVDLSKIQFVEVPFPEANAALEQGQVDAIYVVEPFDTVARQSGARPLVAPLYETEPSLTVAAYFTTQAYIEENPEVVERFVRAMNKSLEYAAQNPEAVRKTLGEYTKIPDNLLGEVRLGQWSSDLNRESIQGMHDLSKKYGLLEGEANLDELIWTPNGS
- a CDS encoding bifunctional acetate--CoA ligase family protein/GNAT family N-acetyltransferase; protein product: MTTTVERLGHRGLLADGRVVLIRPLVPSDAPAVTRLHRAFGERDSYLRFFGPAPSHLDRLAETIAAETGPRHAAAGAFLEGRLVGVANYETLADPGIAEIALAVDATARAEGVGTLLLEQLVSTARARGINRLLAVVSTENTRMLRLLRDFGLPMTSTSQGPEREIVLQLDGGERYLETVATRERVAEVASLRHVLEPASIAVIGANRRQSSVGHAVLRNLTEAGFTGALFAVNPHADRILGVECRPSVADLPQTPELAVVAVPAPAVADAIEDCGRRGVRAVVIITAGLSGDDTDRVLTAVRRYGIRVVGPNCIGVVNTDPNVRMNATFLRSAVAGGDIGVMTQSGGVAIALTELLAAAGLGVSNVVSAGDKYDVSGNDMLLWWQHDDRTAAAVLYLESFGNPRKFGLLARALAREKPVLAVRGANTALAQRAAASHTAAAATPAVSRDALFEQAGVLAVDTVTELLTVLAALRWQGPPSGNRVAVVSNAGGTGVLAVDACARHGLALPELTEETLVRLRALLPEQASSRNPVDTTAAVHPLAFGACVDAVVEDPSVDAVIVATAPTAVGDPADALNQRVSLRGKPIVVVRPGQLAPVAPLTDELVGPVTASYSDPEYAAQALGKLAGYARWLAQPSGEVPHLPGIDVDGARTLVAEALAHNHGDGWLTPAEVGALLRSFGIPTVPTSVAADEAQAVELFESMGGRPVALKANAEGLLHKSAGGGVALDVRGAEGIRDVFATFRERFGGALHSVVVQPMVPKGRELLVGINADDVFGPLVVFGLGGVDTDLIADRSARLAPLTESDADQLLTGLRSSPELLRQLPVPAVRDVLMRVGLLAVALPEIAELDLNPLVATEDGCVVLDSRVRVRGHLTGDPYLRYLKH